Proteins from a single region of Sesamum indicum cultivar Zhongzhi No. 13 linkage group LG5, S_indicum_v1.0, whole genome shotgun sequence:
- the LOC105162650 gene encoding uncharacterized protein LOC105162650, whose protein sequence is MKFFSELGSCWGGAMVSPAAEAGPQAEVQEGIRCTTRKRLTKVKSSGGASRHWKPNLNSISEDNPLLEANRGGGVNRSSAGVDDRKRPLFRLKSAAKDMRSLSHGEDYWKSCQAMALPAFAPTSFLF, encoded by the exons ATGAAGTTCTTCTCGGAACTTGGATCTTGTTGGGGCGGCGCAATGGTTAGCCCAGCGGCGGAGGCTGGGCCGCAGGCGGAGGTGCAGGAAGGAATTCGCTGCACAACGCGTAAGAGGCTAACAAAAGTGAAGTCCAGCGGCGGTGCTAGTAGGCATTGGAAGCCGAACCTCAACTCGATCTCCGAGGACAACCCGTTGCTAGAGGCGAACAGAGGCGGAGGCGTAAACCGAAGTTCCGCCGGTGTCGATGACCGGAAACGGCCGCTGTTCAGACTCAAATCGGCGGCGAAGGATATGCGGTCGCTAAGTCACGGAGAGGATTACTG GAAATCTTGCCAGGCGATGGCGTTGCCGGCGTTCGCTCCGACGTCGTTTTTGTTCTGA